Genomic segment of Arachis stenosperma cultivar V10309 chromosome 4, arast.V10309.gnm1.PFL2, whole genome shotgun sequence:
ttatgtatatattaaaCATCAACCAATAAATCAGTAAttcttataaaatatatattaaaaatatataaaataatacatataaatatatacaaatacagATTAGGTGACTAATATTTTATGTACTACAAATATATCTTTTGTATTAGTTCCATCTTTATCAGCATTTATGATAattgtttcattttttttttaacaaattgtacattttaaaataatatagtGGAAATCAAAGGATTATTACCGATAGaatgaaaattttatattttggtTGAATAAATTATTCACAAAATAAGAAATCCCCAAGAAAagaattatatatatctatatgaatgaataaaattgaaatatttattgattatatatatacctGGTCTTATAACCCAAAGAAAAGGCTTGTCAATGAGATCAAGTGCAAGTGCTAATTCTTTGAATTGGTTGGATTCCATTACTGCTAAAGTACCAAATGAAACATATAGAACAgattgaggttgttgttgatCCAACCATTCTAAGCATGTTGTGTCCTCTTGCCAGAATGAAGaacttttgttgttgttgttgttgctgctgtcACTTTCCATCAATGGTCCAATTGGTAGGAGCTTTGGAGATATGGAGAATGCTCCTGACTCAAGATCATAGGCACTATTGCAAAGCCACCACTCTGCTAATAACTCCATAGTTTTAGTTTCTTGCACAAGGTGCTTGAAGAAGTCATTGCCTAAGTTACACCATAAAAAGTGTTTAGAGTCCATCATTGCCATATTTGGGGCAAGTTGAATTTCTTGTGATTTGATGGGGTTTCCTGCATTATTGGCAAAACAAATTTAGGAAAATATATAGAGTGGAGTTTTACTCTGTACTAATGAACTatcaaatatataaataaaagtatcCACCACATGGCTGTGAAGGTTTAGATGATTAAAATGATTATCCCATATATGAATTAATGTATTAATAtggatataaaaaaattaaaaaatgccAGGTGAAAGACttgaacaagaaaaaaaaaatagtaagaaTGTAATGGAGTAATTCTGATGATGATGTATCAAATTCTTGTTAATGTAAATATCATTTTGTTAGCATAGTCATTTagtaaaaaattcaaaaaaggaaattacttaattataaaagaagaaaaagaaagtctAAAAAGTGTTTAAATTTTACTTCACCTAACTTAGGtaacttttttgtttcaaaTATTCTCCCTTAAGCATTTTAGTTTATAAGCTAATGTTTCTTATTTCACATCgcaattaataaatactaaataaagcaagttttggatgattTTAACTGAATTTTTTTGTTACTAAATATTTCCGTAAAGATATTTTGTAAGATTATTCATAACTTTTTACATTGATCAAGATTATCCattaataatgcatgcaagttATTCTTACCATCTGAATCTATAATTCCATCCTCGATGAGCTTGGGGATGAAATGAACTGAAGCCACACTTGTAGCTGAGAAGGGAAACAGAGCAGCACATTTAATTCCCAATTGGTGACCAACTTCCAAGGCCCAACTCATATTAAATGTGACAAGAATACAAGTGATCTTGTTCTCAAAATTCAAAGCATTGATATCTTCTATGAGCTTTGGAAGCAAAGAAGGCATTGTTCTTTTGATAGATTGAAGCACTTTCATGCTGTCACTTCTATCACCTTCAGGGCCTAAACCATCTGGAAATGTCACAAACTTTATCATCTTTGATGATTCCTCATCATCATGATCTTGAGCAGCAGCAGAATTTTTTGCTCTTTTGTGGTTGAATTCAGTGTAAAGAAAAGTGACCTTGCAACCATGTTTTGCTAGAACATTAGAGAGTTGCAAAAGGGGATTAATGTGTGATGAAACTTGAAATGGTATTGCAAGAAAGTGAGGGATTCCCATTTTGCAAAGAAAATGAGGGGGAAAGGGGAATGTGATTAGATTAATAACTTGTTATGATATATGTGTGGTTGCATGTTGTTGAGGACTTCAATGAACACTTGAGAAATTGATGACACTATCTTCTGCCATATGCATGTGCACCATGGGGATCGGACATATATTATGTCAGAAAAAAGAAACGTTTGTTTCTGATTTGGTCAGTGCTAATTCACCAACAAGTGCTTGTGTTGTTTTAGAAATCAAATTAGTAGTTTGTATCAGTACCATTTCCTAGTTTGTATCGTATCATATACATattgttaacaaaaatatttttttttaaataaaataagtgactgtatatttatatataaatatatattatttattttatatattgatGGTTATCAGTGACTAAAAAAAGGAGTTGAATCTTGACCTTATTTTCAGTTGAGTTTAACTTTTGCTTTTAATCAAGAGAACTTAGgagatatttaatttttgtctcCTGTCTAGTTAggagatatttttttttgtttcctgGATTACATAAATAGTAAAAGAGCAGAGAAGAGAGAGTGACACCCAAAAGTATCTTGGTTCAGCTATTCATTGCAATGTAGCCTACATTATCCATCACAATTATGATGAAATTTTACTATCTTTTTCACAAGGTACATACACCAATCTTTTCCTATGATATACC
This window contains:
- the LOC130972953 gene encoding UDP-glycosyltransferase 83A1-like, whose product is MGIPHFLAIPFQVSSHINPLLQLSNVLAKHGCKVTFLYTEFNHKRAKNSAAAQDHDDEESSKMIKFVTFPDGLGPEGDRSDSMKVLQSIKRTMPSLLPKLIEDINALNFENKITCILVTFNMSWALEVGHQLGIKCAALFPFSATSVASVHFIPKLIEDGIIDSDGNPIKSQEIQLAPNMAMMDSKHFLWCNLGNDFFKHLVQETKTMELLAEWWLCNSAYDLESGAFSISPKLLPIGPLMESDSSNNNNNKSSSFWQEDTTCLEWLDQQQPQSVLYVSFGTLAVMESNQFKELALALDLIDKPFLWVIRPDNMDNKRNNKYPDEFHGRKGKIVDWVSQKKILNHSAIACFISHCGWNSTIEGVYSGVPFLCWPFFIDQFWNESYICDIWKVGLGLNKDDNGFISKEEISKKVLQLLGDEGIRERSFKLKQLSRNNLAEGGQSTKNLQNFVNWAK